The genome window ATGGGTCTGCTTCAGGTAGGTCTCGTCGGGAAGGATCAGGTTGGACAGGTCGGGGTCGGCGAGGATGTCGGGGTCGAGGTCCTCGAGGAACGGACGGATGCCGTTCACCGGGCTGACGTACCAGTTGTAGTCAGCGAGCTTCGCCGCGACCTCGGGCTCGTAGTAGTAGTTGATCCACTCCTCGGCCAGCGACTGGTGCTGGGCCTGGTTGGGGATCAGCATGTTGTCCGACCAGATCATCATCCCCTCCTCGGGCACGACGAACTTGAGGTGGGGATCCTCCGAGGCCGCCATGTCGCCGGACCACGCGAGGCACGCGACGGTGTTGCCCGCGGTCAGGTCGTCGGTGTACTCCTGCCCGGAGAAGGCGCGGATGTGACCGGAGGCCTTGGCCTTCTCCAGGAGCTCGATGCCCTCGCTCCACTGGGCGTCGGTGAAGTTGGCGGGGTCGTAGCCGAGGCCGAGGAGGACCAGCCCCATCGTGTCGCGCATCTCGGTCATCACCGCGACCTTGCCCTTGAGGTCGGGCCGGGTGAGCAGCTCCTTGATCGTGGCGGGTGGCTTGTCGAGGTACTTCTTGTTGTAGGCCATGCCCGTGAAACCGGCCTGCCACGGGGCGGAGTACTTCCGCTCCGGGTCCCAGTCGGGCGCCTTGAGCGAGCTGATGATGTTCTGGTGGAGGTTCGGCACCTTGGCCGGGTCGATCGGCTGGATCCACCCCATCTGGATCATGCGGGCCGCCATCCAGTCGGTGAGCATGAACATGTCGCGACCGGTCGAGGCGCCCGAGCCGAGCTGGTTGACGACCTTCTGGAAGAAGACGACGTTGTCGGTGACGTCGGTGTGGTAGTTGACCTTGGCCCCGAACTTCTTCTTGAACGCCGTGAGCGTCGAGACGTAACCGTCGTCATCCTCATCGATGTACAGCGGCCAGTTGCTGATCGTCAGCACCGGGTCGCTCGCCGAGATGTCCTTCGCCCGCCGCTTCGTGGGGTCCTGGTGCCTGTCGGGCGAGGAGAAGAGCGGCAGTGAGGCGACGCCGGCGATCCCTGCGACCGCCACGCCCCCGCCCTTGAGGAGAGTACGTCGCCTCATGCCGCTCCGACCTCGGTCTTCGACTCCGCCTCGGACCGTCGGATGTGGGCCCGGCCCAGAGCCCAGAAGCCGACGGCGATCGCGATGAAGGCGAGCAGTGGGATGAACTCGGTGAGGAAGAAGGTCCAGCGCTCGCTGTGCTTCCAGCCGTCCCAGATGTAGTCCGGGCCGAACCAGTCGTCACCGAGCCCGGGGAAGAGGATCTGGATCGTGCAGAAGACGATCGCGACCGTGGAGATGATCGTGAGGGCCGGCAGCCACGGCGCCCTGAACGGCCGTGGGTCACTCGGACGCCGGTGCCGCAGCACCCAGGCCGCAGGGAAGATGAAGAGGTAGGAGATCAGCGTCGTCGAGATCGCCATGTTGAGGGCGACCGAGAAGAACTTGGCCGCATTGCCGTCGGTGATCTCGAGCGTCGCGACGAAGACGATCGTCGACATGACGCCGGAGAGGACGTTGACGCGCACCGGCGTGCCGAAGCGGGCGGAGAACTGGCCGAAGTAGCGCGGCCCTGCGCCGTCGTAACAGGAGACCGCCAGGGTGCGGTCCGAGCCCATCACCCACGTCAGGCCCGAGGTGAAGGCGACGATCGCGATCAGGATGCCCATGATCAGGCCGATCAGCTGGCCGAAGCCGCTCAGTGACGCGGTCACGGTGCCGTCACCGGCGACGTCGACCGAGCCGCCGAAGACGGTCAGCGCCTGGCGTACGGCGGACGGGAAACCGTCGAGACCCGAGACCTGGTCCGAGGGGATCACGGTGAGGATGCCGAGCACCGGGACGCCGTACAGGAGGGCGGTCGTGATGACCGACTTGATGATGCCGGGCGGCACGTCACGTGCCGGGTCCTCCATCTCCTCGCCCGCGGCGCTCGGGAGCTCGAAGCCGACGAGGCTGAACAGGATGAGCGGGACCAGCGCAACGAAGCTGGAGAAGTCCGGCTTGTAGTCGGAGAACCCGAGACCGTGGACGCCGTGCTTCGCGGCGTAGAGGAGGACGGTGAGCAGGAAGACGCCGAGCAGGGCGAAGCGTGCGAAGGCACCGACCGTGGCGACCCACTTGCCGACCCGGAAGGAGAGGATCGCGAAGAGCGCTCCTGCCCAGATGAAGATCAGGCCGAAGACGTACCAGGCTGGCTTCGACCAGTCAGAGCCCGAGTGGATGAAGACCGAGAGGCCACCGATCGCGGTGCCGACCAGCGTGCCGCCCATCCAGACCGGGTTGGTGATCCAGTAGAAGAAGTTGTTGACCGCCCCGACGAGGTGGCCGAACGCCATCCGCACCCACACGTACGGGCCGCCCTCCTCCGTGTAGGCCGCGCCGAGCTCGGCGAGGATGAGGGACGACGGCACAGCGAAGAAGACCAGGCACAGCACGAGCCAGGTGAACCCCGACCCACCGCTTCCGGCGAGTGTTCCGAGACCGTCGACCCCGAAGAGGGTGCAGACGAGGAAGAAGTAGATGTCGCTGCGACCGAAGTGCTTCTGCAGCTTCGCCGTCTCCTCAGCGGTGTCGGCTGAGACGACGAGGTCGTCGGGGCGTGCGGTGGTCATGACGGTCCCTTCTGATGGCCAGCACCGGGATCGTGTCACGGAGCCGAGCGGCTGAACAAGGGAATCCGTGGTCAGGAAACACAAACGCAACGAAGTACCGCTGTGCGCGGTGTTCCAAACAATGGAAACCATCGTCCAGAATGTCCGCATGTCTCCAGACCCGACCCGGCCCGTGGTGGCGCTCGACGACGTCAGCAAGGCGATCATCGAGCAGTTGCAGGCGGACGGGCGCCGTTCGTACGCCGCCATCGGGAAGGTCGTCGGCCTCTCGGAGGCTGCCGTGCGCCAGCGGGTACAGCGCCTCGTCGACTCCGGCGTGATGCAGGTGGTCGCCGTGACGGACCCGCTGCAGCTCGGCTTCGCACGGCAGGCGATGGTCGGCCTCAAGGTGACCGGCTCGCTCGAGACGGTGGCCGATGCGCTCGCCGAGCTCGACGAGGTGGACTACGTCGTCATCACGGCCGGCACCTTCGACGTGCTCGTCGAGGTGGTCTGCGAGTCCGACGAGCGGCTGCTCGAGCTCATCTCCACGCGTATCCGCGCCGTGCCCGGCGTGATCAGCACCGAGACGTTCATGTACCTCAAGCTGCGCAAGCAGTCCTACGCCTGGGGCGTGCGCTGATGCCCCAGACGTCGTCGTACGGCGACCTCTCGCTGTGGCACGCCACGGCGGGTGATCCGCTCGAGCCGCGGGTGTCGCTCACGACCGATCTCGTCGCGGACGTCTGCATCGTCGGCGCGGGGTACACCGGCCTCTGGACGGCGTACTACCTCGCCGAGGCGCGCCCGGACATGCGCATCGTCGTGGTGGACAAGGAGATCGCCGGTTTCGGGGCGTCGGGCCGCAACGGCGGCTGGGCCTCCGCGCTCTTCCCGAAGGACCTGGGCTCGCCCGCGCTCGACGCCGCGATGCGTGACTCCGTGGACGAGGTGATCCGTGCGGCCGCGGCGGAAGGGATCGACGCCGACATCGCCAAGGGCGGCACCGTCGTCCTCGCCCGCTCGGCCGCGCAGTGGGCGAGAGCGCAGGCTGATGCGGCCCACTCCGGCCTGCAGCTCCTCGACGAGATCGATGCGCGCGCCCTGCTCAACGCGACCGACACGCTGGGCGGGACCTACACGCCCGACTGTGCAGCGATCCATCCCGCCAAGCTCGTCCGCGGCCTGGCCCGTGCGGTCGAGGCGCGAGGCGTCCCCCTCTACGAGCAGTCGCCGGTCATCGGGATCGGCGACCACGTCGTCACGACGGCGAGCGGTTCGGTGACCGCCGACGTCGTCGTCCGTGCGACGGAGGGCTACACCCCGACCCTTCCGGGGTTCGAGCGCGAGCTGATCCCCGTCTACTCCCTCGTCATCGCGACCGCTCCCCTGCCCGAGTCGGTCTGGGCCGAGATCGGGTTGCGCCGCCGCGAGACGTTCAGCGACTACCGGAACCTGATCATCTACGGCCAGCGCACCGCCGACAACCGCCTCGTGTTCGGCGGTCGCGGGGCGCCGTACCACTTCAACTCCCGCATCGCGGCCGGCAACGACCGCGACGAGCGCGTCTTCGCCTCGCTCTACGCGACCCTTCTCGAGATGTTCCCGGTGCTGCGTGGCACCAAGGTCACCCACTCGTGGGGCGGCGCCTTGGGCATCCCCCGCGACTGGTGTGCGTCCGTCGGGATCGACCGGCGGACGGGGCTGGCATGGGCCGGTGGGTACGTCGGCGACGGCGTGACCACCACCAACCTGGCCGGCCGGACGCTCCGGGACCTGATCCTCGGCACGCCCTCGCCGCTCGTCGAGCTGCCGTGGGTCAACCACCGCTCCCCCACGTGGGAGCCCGAGCCGTTCCGGTGGCTCGGCGTCAACGCGGGCCTACGCACGATGACCTTCGCCGACACCGAGGAGCGGGTCTCCGGCCGCCCCTCACTCGCTGCACGTCTCATGACTCCCTTTCTCGGCGGCCACTGACCGCGCCCTGCCGAATCGGGGCTTTCCTCCCGCCGAATCCGGGCTTTCCCGCGATCGAGCCGGGGATAAGGTCACGGCGTGACCCGACGGCATGTCCGACACCGTCCCGACCCGGTGGCGCTCCCGGTGCCCGAGGCACCGATCGATCCTGAGCGTGGCGGTCTCTACACCGCCACTGAGCTCTACGACACCACCTCGTACGCCGACTCGCTGGACGCCCGCGCCTATGCCTGGTCACGGGAACCGAAGTCCCCCGAGCGGGCGCGCCTACGGGCGCTGCACGACTTCGCGATCGATGAGGCCCTCGACGCCTGGATCG of Nocardioides sp. Kera G14 contains these proteins:
- a CDS encoding spermidine/putrescine ABC transporter substrate-binding protein, which codes for MRRRTLLKGGGVAVAGIAGVASLPLFSSPDRHQDPTKRRAKDISASDPVLTISNWPLYIDEDDDGYVSTLTAFKKKFGAKVNYHTDVTDNVVFFQKVVNQLGSGASTGRDMFMLTDWMAARMIQMGWIQPIDPAKVPNLHQNIISSLKAPDWDPERKYSAPWQAGFTGMAYNKKYLDKPPATIKELLTRPDLKGKVAVMTEMRDTMGLVLLGLGYDPANFTDAQWSEGIELLEKAKASGHIRAFSGQEYTDDLTAGNTVACLAWSGDMAASEDPHLKFVVPEEGMMIWSDNMLIPNQAQHQSLAEEWINYYYEPEVAAKLADYNWYVSPVNGIRPFLEDLDPDILADPDLSNLILPDETYLKQTHGFMALKEFQIRNYEGDFSHVSGV
- a CDS encoding NAD(P)/FAD-dependent oxidoreductase — protein: MPQTSSYGDLSLWHATAGDPLEPRVSLTTDLVADVCIVGAGYTGLWTAYYLAEARPDMRIVVVDKEIAGFGASGRNGGWASALFPKDLGSPALDAAMRDSVDEVIRAAAAEGIDADIAKGGTVVLARSAAQWARAQADAAHSGLQLLDEIDARALLNATDTLGGTYTPDCAAIHPAKLVRGLARAVEARGVPLYEQSPVIGIGDHVVTTASGSVTADVVVRATEGYTPTLPGFERELIPVYSLVIATAPLPESVWAEIGLRRRETFSDYRNLIIYGQRTADNRLVFGGRGAPYHFNSRIAAGNDRDERVFASLYATLLEMFPVLRGTKVTHSWGGALGIPRDWCASVGIDRRTGLAWAGGYVGDGVTTTNLAGRTLRDLILGTPSPLVELPWVNHRSPTWEPEPFRWLGVNAGLRTMTFADTEERVSGRPSLAARLMTPFLGGH
- a CDS encoding APC family permease — translated: MTTARPDDLVVSADTAEETAKLQKHFGRSDIYFFLVCTLFGVDGLGTLAGSGGSGFTWLVLCLVFFAVPSSLILAELGAAYTEEGGPYVWVRMAFGHLVGAVNNFFYWITNPVWMGGTLVGTAIGGLSVFIHSGSDWSKPAWYVFGLIFIWAGALFAILSFRVGKWVATVGAFARFALLGVFLLTVLLYAAKHGVHGLGFSDYKPDFSSFVALVPLILFSLVGFELPSAAGEEMEDPARDVPPGIIKSVITTALLYGVPVLGILTVIPSDQVSGLDGFPSAVRQALTVFGGSVDVAGDGTVTASLSGFGQLIGLIMGILIAIVAFTSGLTWVMGSDRTLAVSCYDGAGPRYFGQFSARFGTPVRVNVLSGVMSTIVFVATLEITDGNAAKFFSVALNMAISTTLISYLFIFPAAWVLRHRRPSDPRPFRAPWLPALTIISTVAIVFCTIQILFPGLGDDWFGPDYIWDGWKHSERWTFFLTEFIPLLAFIAIAVGFWALGRAHIRRSEAESKTEVGAA
- a CDS encoding Lrp/AsnC family transcriptional regulator, encoding MSPDPTRPVVALDDVSKAIIEQLQADGRRSYAAIGKVVGLSEAAVRQRVQRLVDSGVMQVVAVTDPLQLGFARQAMVGLKVTGSLETVADALAELDEVDYVVITAGTFDVLVEVVCESDERLLELISTRIRAVPGVISTETFMYLKLRKQSYAWGVR